The genomic DNA ATGAGAGAATCactctcccaaaaaaaaaaaaaagaagagtgtcTTTGCTCTTTCCCGCTAATCTCTTTGATTGCTAAATCCTTCACTCGCTAAACCCTAATTTGTCCCACTGTAATCTTTCATCACCAACAATGGCTGATCAACAAACCCTAGATTCCTCtactccttctcctcctcctcctcctcctcaatcCGATGATCTGTCTCATTCCCCAGCTCCTCCGCTCTCAAGTCGCCTCAACGCTAGTGCTCCGGAGTTCGTTCCTGCTCGACCGAGGATGATGATCCCACCTCCGCCTCCTCATATGTACCTCCACTACCCTTCTCCGCCTCTGTTTACTGGACCTCACGAGCGGCGTAGAGACCGTAAGAAGAAGGAGCAACCCGAAACTGGAGCTTCTGTTTCCATTGATCCTAAGAGTGGTTTACCTGAGGATACAGTCCAGAAGATAGTTAAACAGGTAAAAAGCTTCAATCTTTACCCCTTTCTTATCCCGTTTTTTTGACCATAACTGCTCATCAAGTATcctagattaaaaaaaaaaaaaaatctctgctTTGCTCCGATGTTTTAATGTCAGGTAGAATACTATTTCGGTGACTTGAACTTGGCCACAACAGATCTTCTGATGAGATTTATCAGCAAGGACCCTCAAGGATATGGTAAGGAGTAGATGTCTATTGCTAACTCGTCGATTTTGAAAcccttttaaagtttttttttatttctctcgaTCCATTGTGCTTTTGATTGGTCAATCTTGGTGTGTTCTAATTCAACAATGATGTTTCATTCTGGAACTTATCTCTCAGAAACTTAGTTTTTGGTGTTGCTATTTTCAGTGCCTGTACATGTAGTTGCAtctttcaacaaaattaaatcattcATCAACAGTGACTCCCAGCTTGCCTCAGTGCTACAATACTCCTCAAAGTTTGTGGGTATCCCTTATgctattaattttatttcatttgttcACTGTTTCTTCTTGGCTGCTCAATCCAAATTTGTCTGATAAATAACATCTTTTAAGCGTTAAGAACTCAGGTTTAACTTTTAACTCACTTTTCAGGTTGTTAGTGAAGATGGACAGAAAGTGAGACGCATATATCCCATTACCAAAATTGCTCTTGAAGAGTTACAGGTAGTTCACTTCATTCATtctgtttattatatatgtagtaCCAGCTTCCTTCAATCACTCTATGACATTTCCATTACTTCACATTTGTAGCTTCTAACTATGAGAAACTTTGATTATGTACTTGCTTTGTAATAACAACTTAACATATTTAGTCCCGAATAGTGATTGCCGGAAATCTACCTGCGGATCATTGCTACCATAATCTCATGAAGATTTTCTCAGCTGTTGGAAGATACTGCTAATCTATGTTATAAACCGAAGAATGACTTCTTGTTTTTCCTAGACCAGCTGCGATTTTTGCAGAGTCTCTGAAATTTGATCATTTATATGTCAGTGTGAAGCACATTCGGACCTGCCAGCCACAAAACTCTGGCAATGGTTTTCCATCAGCAGCTAGATCAGCTAACACTGATTTCAGTAACAAGGTGACTTAGACGCTCGCTatgttgtttttggttttgaaaataGGGGAAGCTGCTGCAGTTTGTGCTGCTGTCATGCAAAATTGATGtttctttactttgttttgtataaatagGTCCACGCCTTTTGACAATGTGATAACTTGTAGGCTAATGTTATTGTGCAGGTTGCTGAattaaatgaagaaagaaactgGAGGAGTGGTCTTAGGGTGAGGTTGATGCTGCAGGATCAGGTACATTTAACATTGTTTAGAGATTGAAACAGCACTTATTAGTATTCTCGCCAGCCTCAGAGTTCCAATCgctttttgttgtgtttggtcATCTATAGACGAAAGAGCCAAAACATGTTCTTCAAGAAGGAGGAAgaaaggaagatgatgatgataaaaagtATGAAGATTGTGGAGGAGAAAGAGATGGTCATGTAAGTAGACAGACAAAAGCACTTGAAACTTTGGGTTAAGCTTTTCTTCTGCTGATATTCTCAGCTTTATATTTTCACATGAACAgggagaggaggaggaacaaggagacaagaagagaagagggCATAACCGAGGTGGACAAGGACGAGGAAGAAGTCAGCAAAACCAAAACGAAAATTCAAAGCAGAACCAGAATTACCATAATGGGCGTGGGAATCATCATCCTTCAAACAATCAAATGCACAACAACACAGATCATCAAGTGAGCATGGGGAAGCAACAGCCACCACGAGGACCACGAATGCCAGATGGCACAAGGGGATTCTCTTTGGGGCGGGGAAAACCGGTAATTGTTCATCCTCAGTGAACCGGAGCTGGTTGGTATATAATGAAGGGAAAGGGTTAACTTCAAAGATCCACAAGAGAGAGATGGATCTTACTAGATATTTTActccataaaagaaaaacaaaaattttgttaCTTGGAATTATTAGATGGAGTTAGAAAAGTTTTGCCACATTTGCTTTCTTCTATCTTTCATAAACGGACCATTAGCTAGTTTGAATAATCCAATGTGCGGTCAATTAACTGAACCAAAGAGCATCTCAAAGCTAAACCGGAAATTAATTTGGTAAAATATGTcaatcatctcttcttcactgtTCACCTTGTTAGTTAGATTTCTTCACCTGAGATAATCAAAACTTATAAAGGAATCTTTGATTGCTCTTTCTTTGTAAAATCATCATCCAAGAGAACTGAATCGTCGTACGTTTACTTGGTTGGTGGAGATGAGTTCGGCTCTACCTTTGAAGCTTTTGTTACCTCTtacaacagcaacaacagcatCGCTACCTTCTCCGTTCCGAtccgaaaaccctaatttctatcGCTGTCGTTCCTCTTCCTCTACTTCGTGTTCTTCCcaatctcattcttcttcttcttctccgcttcTCTCTGTTAGACGACGCCGATTCAGATCCTCCTCTCCCTCCTCTATTCCCATGGTAATTTTCTGATTCTCTCTTACGGCCTTTTGATTCGTGATTGATTCGCCTCATCAATATGTTGgtgacttgttttttttactcattAGTATAGAGAGAGGTTGAGTTCCATAGTACCACTGTGGTGCCAATTCATTGTTGATTTGCAATTCTCTATAAGAGTTCATTGGCATTGAATAAGATTAACGCCTGAACCTACCATCTGCAATTAAGAACTCTGTGGTCCGTTTTTATTGGTGCTATCAGATTCTATCACTTGTTTCATGATGAAGCCATTTTGAATGTTGTTGTTAAGTTTTAGTTTTCTTGGAACAGAAGATTTAATGAGCGCAGAAGTTATGGTTTACCAACTTCTTTGTTTCAAACTTTATGCTCACAACATCCCAAATTCCCAATCTCTCTGTGTCATGGTCTTTGTTTCTTAAATCAGCTATTGCATTTGGTTTTTCACTTATAATTTACTCCCAGGGGCTCTGTTTCTATGTTGTgctggtatatatatatatatatatatagtgcttTCCTGAACACACGAGAGATCAAGAGGACGTAGAAGATATTTGGATTAGCAAAGAGGACAATGTGACATGTAGGTTTGATTCTGATGAAGACACCACCACTACCGGACTCAGGATTCCAACTCAGGCTCAGGCTATCGTTGAAGGACCTGGTTCAGTTACTGTGTCAGAGCTACAACCAGCCCCTGATGTGGATTATATACAAGTAAGTTAGCATAATTTTCGTAGACAAATACCATGGaaaatcaaatgtttttgaGCCTTTTAGGTTGTAACCATTATGTGAAAATTTGCAGGAGCTGTTGGCTATACAGCAACAAGGACCTAGATCAATTGGCTTCTTTGGAACAAGAAATATGGGTTTCATGCATCAAGAGCTCATTCAGATTCTTAGCTATGCTATGGTTATAACTGTAAGACCATTGGCCTGGCTACAACTTCTGAATCATATATTTGGCCCACCACATCTTATAACCCCTCTTCCCCTATGATTTTATCTTGCAGAAAAACCATATATACACTTCAGGTGCATCTGGAACCAATGCAGCTGTTATAAGAGGTGCACTTAGAGCAGAGCGACCAGAGCTTCTCACAGTTATCTTACCTCAAAGTCTGAAAAAACAACCCCCTGAGAGCCAGGAACTACTGTCAAAAGTAAGAGACTAGTTTCACAATTCTGTTTCCTTCAACACTCTAAATATTAACATCTGTCTGCTATTA from Camelina sativa cultivar DH55 chromosome 7, Cs, whole genome shotgun sequence includes the following:
- the LOC104699927 gene encoding la-related protein 6B-like; protein product: MADQQTLDSSTPSPPPPPPQSDDLSHSPAPPLSSRLNASAPEFVPARPRMMIPPPPPHMYLHYPSPPLFTGPHERRRDRKKKEQPETGASVSIDPKSGLPEDTVQKIVKQVEYYFGDLNLATTDLLMRFISKDPQGYVPVHVVASFNKIKSFINSDSQLASVLQYSSKFVVSEDGQKVRRIYPITKIALEELQSRIVIAGNLPADHCYHNLMKIFSAVGSVKHIRTCQPQNSGNGFPSAARSANTDFSNKVAELNEERNWRSGLRVRLMLQDQTKEPKHVLQEGGRKEDDDDKKYEDCGGERDGHGEEEEQGDKKRRGHNRGGQGRGRSQQNQNENSKQNQNYHNGRGNHHPSNNQMHNNTDHQVSMGKQQPPRGPRMPDGTRGFSLGRGKPVIVHPQ
- the LOC104699928 gene encoding uncharacterized protein LOC104699928, whose amino-acid sequence is MSSALPLKLLLPLTTATTASLPSPFRSENPNFYRCRSSSSTSCSSQSHSSSSSPLLSVRRRRFRSSSPSSIPMCFPEHTRDQEDVEDIWISKEDNVTCRFDSDEDTTTTGLRIPTQAQAIVEGPGSVTVSELQPAPDVDYIQELLAIQQQGPRSIGFFGTRNMGFMHQELIQILSYAMVITKNHIYTSGASGTNAAVIRGALRAERPELLTVILPQSLKKQPPESQELLSKVQNVIEKPHNDHLPLLEASRLCNMDIISQVQQIICFAFHDSKLLMETCQEAKNLRKIVTLFYLD